One Streptomyces sp. NBC_00223 genomic window carries:
- a CDS encoding NDP-sugar synthase: MRALDSLPATEAILLVGGKGTRLRPLTVHTPKPMIPAAGVPFLTHQLTRARAAGVEHIVLATSYLAEVFEPHFGDGSALGLHLEYVTETDPLGTGGAIRNVAHLLRAAPGDPVLVFNGDILTGLDIPALVATHRRDGADVSLHLTKVEDPRAFGLVPTDPDGRVTAFLEKPQTPEEIVTDQINAGAYVFTRSVIDTIPTGRPVSVERETFPGLLAAGARLRGMVDSTYWLDLGTPAAFVRGSADLVLGHAPSPAVPGRRGERLVLPGAEVAADAKLSGGTCVAEGAVVGPGARVEGSTVLAGAHIEADAVVRDSLVGAGARIGSRTVLDGAVVGDGAVIGADNELCRGARIWCGARISAGAIRFSSDQ; this comes from the coding sequence ATGCGTGCACTGGACAGTCTTCCGGCGACCGAAGCCATCCTCCTCGTCGGAGGCAAGGGCACCCGGCTGCGGCCGCTCACGGTCCACACGCCGAAGCCGATGATCCCGGCGGCCGGTGTGCCGTTCCTCACCCACCAGCTGACCCGGGCCCGCGCCGCGGGCGTCGAGCACATCGTGCTCGCCACCTCCTACCTCGCCGAGGTCTTCGAACCGCACTTCGGCGACGGCTCCGCGCTCGGGCTGCACCTGGAGTACGTCACCGAGACCGATCCGCTCGGCACCGGAGGCGCGATCCGCAATGTCGCCCACCTGCTGCGGGCCGCGCCCGGCGACCCCGTACTCGTCTTCAACGGCGACATCCTCACCGGCCTGGACATCCCCGCGCTCGTCGCCACCCACCGCCGTGACGGCGCCGATGTCTCGCTGCACCTGACGAAGGTCGAGGACCCCCGCGCGTTCGGCCTCGTGCCGACCGACCCCGACGGCAGGGTCACCGCCTTCCTGGAGAAGCCGCAGACGCCCGAGGAGATCGTCACCGACCAGATCAACGCGGGCGCGTATGTCTTCACCCGCTCGGTGATCGACACCATCCCCACCGGGCGGCCGGTCTCCGTCGAACGCGAGACCTTCCCCGGACTGCTCGCCGCCGGCGCGCGGCTGCGCGGCATGGTCGACTCCACGTACTGGCTGGACCTCGGCACCCCGGCGGCGTTCGTCCGCGGCTCGGCGGACCTCGTGCTCGGCCACGCGCCCTCGCCCGCCGTCCCGGGCCGGCGCGGCGAACGGCTGGTGCTGCCCGGCGCCGAGGTCGCCGCCGACGCCAAGCTCTCCGGCGGCACCTGCGTCGCCGAGGGCGCGGTCGTCGGCCCGGGCGCGCGCGTCGAGGGCAGTACGGTCCTGGCGGGCGCCCACATCGAGGCCGACGCGGTGGTCCGGGACTCCCTGGTCGGCGCGGGCGCCCGGATCGGCAGCCGTACGGTGCTGGACGGCGCGGTCGTCGGCGACGGGGCCGTCATCGGGGCCGACAACGAACTGTGCCGGGGCGCCCGGATCTGGTGCGGCGCGCGGATCTCGGCGGGCGCGATCCGCTTCTCGTCCGACCAGTAG
- a CDS encoding DNA-3-methyladenine glycosylase family protein encodes MHPPRTRTSAGAPRTRTWAPDGPLDVRLTLMPLRRGGGDPAFRITPDGTVWRASRTPEGPGTLRITGSPAAIEAHAWGPGAQWLLDTLPGLLGADDDPSAFVPRHRVVHQAHRRNPGLRLTRTGLVLESLIPSVLEQRVTTGEAYRAWKLLLARHGEPAPGPADRMRVMPDARGWALVPSWDWHWAGVDDKRASTVLRAVRVGSRIDALAGLDAARAAARLRTVRGIGPWTAAETLQRSHGAADEVTVGDLHLPHHIGYALTGERRSDDETMLRLLEPYAGQRHRAARLILLGSPTPPRHGPRLAPNPPPRDA; translated from the coding sequence GTGCACCCCCCTCGAACGCGTACGAGCGCCGGCGCGCCGCGTACCCGGACCTGGGCACCCGACGGACCGCTCGACGTCCGGCTCACCCTCATGCCGCTGCGCCGCGGCGGCGGCGACCCCGCGTTCCGGATCACGCCCGACGGCACGGTCTGGCGGGCCAGCCGTACGCCCGAGGGTCCCGGCACCCTGCGGATCACCGGCAGCCCGGCGGCGATCGAGGCCCACGCGTGGGGACCGGGCGCGCAGTGGCTGCTCGACACGCTGCCGGGGCTGCTCGGGGCCGACGACGACCCGTCCGCGTTCGTCCCCCGGCACCGCGTGGTGCACCAGGCCCACCGGCGCAACCCCGGGCTGCGGCTGACCCGTACCGGACTCGTGCTCGAGTCGCTGATCCCGTCGGTCCTGGAGCAGAGGGTCACCACGGGGGAGGCGTACCGGGCCTGGAAGCTGCTGCTGGCCCGGCACGGCGAACCGGCCCCCGGACCGGCCGACCGGATGCGGGTCATGCCCGACGCGCGGGGCTGGGCGCTGGTGCCCTCCTGGGACTGGCACTGGGCGGGCGTGGACGACAAGCGGGCCTCCACGGTGCTCAGGGCGGTCCGCGTCGGGTCGCGGATCGACGCCCTGGCCGGGCTGGACGCGGCGCGGGCGGCGGCACGTCTTCGGACCGTCCGCGGCATCGGTCCGTGGACGGCCGCCGAGACGCTGCAACGCAGCCACGGCGCCGCGGACGAGGTCACGGTGGGGGATCTGCACCTGCCGCACCACATCGGCTACGCGCTGACGGGGGAGCGGCGGTCGGACGACGAGACGATGCTGCGGCTGCTCGAGCCCTACGCCGGGCAGCGGCACCGGGCCGCCCGGCTGATCCTGCTGGGCTCCCCGACGCCGCCCCGCCACGGCCCGCGCCTGGCCCCCAACCCGCCGCCCCGCGACGCGTGA
- a CDS encoding TIGR03089 family protein yields MTPRAQTPAGLLADALRTDPGRPLITFYDDATGERVELSVATFGNWVSKTANLLQDDLGAQPGDRLALLLPAHWQTAVWLLAAFSTGVVVAPGGDPAGADLVVSGPDTLEAARACGGERIALALRPLGGRFPQPPPGFADYAVEVPGQGDRFAPYVPIGPEAPALELPGGEVLTAGDVVSRARDEAGRLGLESGSRLLSGLPYDGWEGLAAGLLAPLAADASVVLCRHLDQLPADRLDQRRAAERVTHTAL; encoded by the coding sequence GTGACCCCCCGCGCCCAGACCCCCGCAGGACTGCTCGCCGACGCCCTCCGTACCGACCCCGGCCGTCCGTTGATCACTTTTTACGACGACGCGACCGGTGAACGGGTCGAGTTGTCGGTGGCCACCTTCGGCAACTGGGTGTCGAAGACCGCGAATCTGCTCCAGGACGACCTCGGGGCGCAGCCCGGTGACCGGCTCGCGCTGCTGCTGCCCGCGCACTGGCAGACGGCGGTGTGGCTGCTGGCCGCGTTCTCGACCGGGGTGGTCGTGGCGCCGGGCGGCGATCCGGCGGGCGCCGACCTCGTGGTGAGCGGGCCGGACACGCTGGAGGCGGCCCGGGCGTGCGGCGGTGAGCGGATCGCGCTCGCGCTGCGGCCGCTGGGCGGGCGCTTTCCGCAGCCGCCGCCGGGGTTCGCCGACTACGCGGTCGAAGTACCCGGCCAGGGCGACCGGTTCGCGCCCTACGTGCCGATCGGCCCGGAGGCGCCCGCGCTGGAACTGCCGGGCGGTGAGGTACTGACGGCCGGGGACGTGGTGTCCCGGGCACGTGACGAGGCCGGCCGGCTCGGCCTGGAGAGCGGCTCACGGCTGCTGTCCGGGCTGCCGTACGACGGGTGGGAGGGGCTGGCCGCGGGTCTGCTCGCGCCGCTCGCCGCCGACGCCTCCGTCGTGCTGTGCCGTCACCTCGACCAACTCCCGGCCGATCGCCTGGACCAGCGCAGGGCCGCCGAGCGCGTCACCCACACCGCCCTCTAG